A genomic segment from Lasioglossum baleicum chromosome 5, iyLasBale1, whole genome shotgun sequence encodes:
- the LOC143208954 gene encoding uncharacterized protein LOC143208954 — protein MPMTLPVVQTNLNHSRRSQDLFVHGLAERQVGLAVVTEPYSVPDSSPWVGDDEGSVAIWARKGGDFLPGTVVERSRGVVVYKWGRFLVAVCYVSPNCGLAEFEGFLDRLKVMITPHLAGPMLVLGDFNAKSTGWGNPRTTSRGEALEVWAGGMELRLVNRGSVPTCVRWNGWSIVDLTWATPAAVRRVSAWRVATKWESPSDYLHIIMEVEATQQQQADLPPPPPT, from the coding sequence ATGCCCATGACGCTCCCGGTCGTGCAGACCAACCTGAACCACTCCCGCCGGTCCCAGGACTTGTTCGTCCATGGCCTGGCCGAGAGACAGGTCGGGTTGGCCGTTGTCACGGAGCCCTACAGCGTCCCCGACTCCTCCCCTTGGGTAGGGGACGACGAGGGCTCCGTGGCAATATGGGCCCGAAAGGGCGGGGATTTCCTCCCCGGCACCGTGGTCGAGCGGAGCCGAGGGGTAGTGGTGTATAAGTGGGGAAGGTTTCTGGTCGCGGTATGCTACGTCTCGCCCAACTGCGGCCTCGCAGAGTTCGAGGGGTTTTTGGACCGGCTGAAGGTGATGATCACACCACACCTAGCCGGTCCAATGCTGGTCCTGGGGGACTTCAATGCGAAGTCCACAGGTTGGGGAAACCCCAGGACCACCTCTCGTGGCGAGGCCCTTGAGGTTTGGGCGGGGGGCATGGAGCTCCGGTTGGTGAACCGGGGCTCCGTACCCACGTGCGTACGGTGGAACGGGTGGTCAATAGTCGATCTGACTTGGGCCACCCCCGCTGCAGTACGCCGTGTGTCCGCCTGGCGGGTGGCCACTAAGTGGGAATCACCCTCAGACTACCTCCATATCATCATGGAGGTGGAGGCCACCCAGCAACAACAGGCGgacttgcccccccccccccccacgtaG